The Vicinamibacteria bacterium genome window below encodes:
- a CDS encoding phenylacetate--CoA ligase family protein: protein MSGERESLVKEQLEKLNARESGLALLRENNRFYRKSLEGIVLPISSLDVLFSLPFTTKDDLVHDQLANPPHGTNLTYPETAYTRIHATSGTTGTRLKVLDTPESWGWFVGCWEKIYRAIGIGAEDRVFVAFGFGPFIGFWAGFEAAQRLGALAIPAGGMSSVQRLDWLLESRATVLLSTPTYALRLAEVARENGLDLATSSVRTTLHAGEPGASIPPTKKRIEAAFGARAWDHAGMTEVGAWGYECPAGEGLHPLETDFVTEVLEPGGEKCVADGSLGELVLTNLGRWATPVIRYRTGDLVRFRSEPSLCTCGSPFLRFPGGVLGRVDDMIQVRGVNVYPGAVEAIVREEPAVVEYQVEVFRVREMWEMRVQIELTTEEVGQVVRSRLARSFESRLGIRTEVVLATPQSLPRFELKARRFQIIS from the coding sequence ATGTCCGGGGAACGAGAAAGCCTGGTGAAGGAGCAGCTCGAAAAGCTGAATGCTCGCGAGTCGGGGCTGGCGCTCTTGCGGGAGAACAACCGCTTCTACAGGAAATCGCTCGAAGGGATCGTGCTTCCCATTTCGTCGCTCGATGTGCTCTTCTCCCTTCCTTTCACGACGAAGGACGACCTCGTTCACGATCAGCTCGCAAATCCTCCACACGGCACGAATCTCACCTATCCCGAAACTGCCTATACCCGTATCCACGCCACTTCGGGCACCACGGGAACGCGCCTGAAGGTGCTCGACACCCCCGAGAGCTGGGGCTGGTTCGTGGGTTGCTGGGAGAAGATCTATCGCGCGATCGGCATCGGCGCCGAGGACCGAGTCTTCGTCGCATTCGGCTTCGGTCCGTTCATCGGCTTCTGGGCGGGTTTCGAAGCCGCGCAACGTCTTGGAGCTCTGGCGATCCCCGCGGGAGGTATGAGCTCGGTGCAGCGACTCGATTGGCTGCTCGAAAGCCGAGCGACGGTGCTCCTGTCGACGCCCACCTACGCGCTTCGGCTGGCCGAGGTGGCACGCGAGAACGGCCTGGACCTCGCCACGAGCTCGGTGAGGACGACGCTCCACGCTGGAGAGCCCGGTGCCAGCATCCCGCCGACGAAGAAACGGATCGAGGCAGCGTTTGGCGCCCGCGCCTGGGATCACGCCGGCATGACCGAAGTCGGCGCCTGGGGGTACGAATGTCCCGCCGGCGAGGGACTCCATCCCCTGGAAACGGACTTCGTGACCGAAGTGCTGGAGCCGGGCGGGGAGAAATGCGTCGCCGACGGAAGTCTGGGCGAGCTCGTGCTGACGAATCTTGGGCGGTGGGCGACGCCGGTAATCCGATATCGAACCGGTGACCTCGTGCGGTTTCGATCCGAGCCTAGTCTCTGCACGTGCGGCAGTCCATTTCTGCGCTTCCCCGGAGGCGTGCTCGGGCGGGTCGATGACATGATCCAGGTTCGTGGCGTAAACGTATACCCCGGAGCCGTCGAGGCCATCGTTCGCGAAGAACCAGCGGTCGTCGAGTATCAGGTCGAGGTATTTCGCGTGCGAGAAATGTGGGAGATGCGGGTACAGATCGAGCTCACCACGGAAGAGGTTGGCCAAGTCGTGAGAAGCCGGCTCGCACGCAGCTTCGAGAGTCGGCTCGGCATTCGGACCGAGGTTGTACTCGCCACGCCCCAGAGCCTGCCGCGATTCGAGCTGAAGGCGCGACGTTTCCAAATCATCTCTTGA
- a CDS encoding nucleoside deaminase: MGSESAKAAFHDWMSAAIEQAKKSWSEGGIPIGSVLVSPSGEIVARGHNERVQRGDPTAHAEMVAIQRAGRRRDWPELTLVSTLSPCSMCSGTAILFRIPTVVIGENRTFQGAEDWMRRHGITLHVLDDERAVALMERLQREKPDLWAEDIGLP; this comes from the coding sequence GTGGGTAGCGAGTCAGCCAAGGCCGCGTTTCACGACTGGATGTCCGCGGCGATCGAACAGGCGAAGAAGTCGTGGAGCGAAGGGGGGATTCCCATCGGGTCGGTGCTCGTTTCTCCTTCGGGAGAGATCGTGGCCCGCGGGCACAACGAGAGGGTTCAGCGAGGGGACCCAACCGCTCACGCGGAGATGGTCGCGATCCAAAGGGCCGGCCGACGCCGTGACTGGCCCGAGTTGACGCTCGTCTCGACGCTGAGCCCCTGCTCGATGTGCTCGGGAACGGCGATCTTGTTTCGCATTCCCACGGTCGTGATCGGGGAGAACCGTACCTTTCAGGGCGCGGAGGACTGGATGCGTCGGCACGGCATCACGCTCCACGTTCTCGACGACGAGCGCGCCGTGGCGCTGATGGAGCGGCTCCAGCGCGAGAAGCCCGACTTATGGGCCGAGGATATCGGGCTCCCCTAA
- a CDS encoding PilZ domain-containing protein translates to MPAVQAHIVDVFQQYSRLYELRNRSGGQLSPEFHKEWVEVTFTLESIFSGLYRPDPADPEMKNPTGNELRKKIPVNFLRVPTDADVLCETEDNFFSGKLQDISVGGAYVHSPIPFSVDLPVRLTFCTFRDRVPLEIDARIAWNNPGSVRKQTLPEGAGLQFTRFDTKCRGQLQDYIYELVEDTLARANLI, encoded by the coding sequence ATGCCAGCGGTGCAAGCGCATATCGTCGACGTTTTTCAGCAGTATTCGAGACTCTATGAGTTGCGTAACCGGTCGGGAGGGCAGCTGAGTCCCGAGTTCCACAAGGAATGGGTGGAAGTTACTTTCACGCTCGAGAGCATCTTCTCGGGTCTGTACCGGCCCGACCCGGCGGATCCCGAGATGAAGAACCCAACCGGGAACGAGCTTCGAAAGAAGATCCCCGTCAACTTCCTTCGAGTTCCCACGGACGCCGATGTGCTGTGCGAGACCGAAGACAATTTTTTCTCCGGCAAGCTGCAGGACATCAGTGTGGGGGGTGCTTACGTTCACTCACCCATTCCCTTCTCCGTCGATCTGCCCGTCCGCCTCACGTTCTGCACGTTTCGCGATCGGGTGCCGCTCGAGATCGATGCTCGCATCGCGTGGAACAATCCGGGTAGCGTGCGCAAGCAGACCCTGCCCGAGGGGGCCGGTCTCCAGTTCACGCGCTTCGACACGAAGTGCCGCGGTCAGCTCCAAGACTACATTTACGAGCTCGTCGAAGACACCCTAGCGCGCGCCAATCTAATCTGA